From one Desulfurobacterium thermolithotrophum DSM 11699 genomic stretch:
- a CDS encoding DUF507 family protein: MAKQNKFLKLLADRVANNLLENEYVIADNPEDFKKKIYEILYNDYIAEKELEEEAEKIIQENAEEVTYRGVSIHKARKLIKERLAKEKGISVVGSIFSREKANYLAGKILRLILTDEELDYTQERGVIRSIIVKSFEEVAKLRKEIDKNVREKIASHSRPIYEGTPEWYALYRRYYNEELIERGLIDAESEV; the protein is encoded by the coding sequence ATGGCAAAACAAAATAAGTTTTTAAAACTTCTTGCAGATAGAGTTGCAAATAACCTTTTAGAAAACGAGTATGTCATTGCAGATAATCCTGAAGACTTTAAGAAAAAAATATATGAAATTCTTTATAACGATTACATAGCAGAAAAAGAGTTAGAGGAAGAAGCCGAGAAAATAATTCAGGAAAATGCAGAAGAGGTTACCTATAGAGGCGTTTCTATTCATAAAGCAAGAAAACTCATAAAAGAAAGATTAGCAAAAGAAAAGGGAATTTCTGTAGTCGGTAGTATTTTCTCCAGAGAAAAGGCAAATTATCTTGCAGGAAAAATTCTTAGGCTCATCTTAACGGATGAAGAATTAGACTATACCCAAGAAAGAGGAGTAATAAGATCAATTATAGTCAAGTCTTTTGAAGAAGTAGCAAAGTTAAGAAAAGAAATAGACAAAAACGTAAGAGAAAAAATAGCCTCTCATTCAAGACCGATTTATGAAGGAACTCCCGAATGGTATGCACTTTATAGACGCTACTATAACGAAGAATTAATAGAAAGAGGCTTAATTGACGCCGAATCTGAAGTGTAG
- a CDS encoding BamA/OMP85 family outer membrane protein has product MRLLIFLLFIFLPLKALGLEIIVGKNVYLDRELLKQIKEQSKEVCKFTDCKEVTSALLEFLGYRTFVHGDKIFVEKCEIIRKVVFKGAPKEISESLKTVELLLLQKKLSNDLLDSAKQLLLLKLRSFGYRSSKISFLKKSTPTGYVLIVNIYTGPLFVVDKVEIVAPEQFKPFVEKTFGKFLQKSVNINKIKSAIEKIENFFIEKNYYNVSVRYSLILLEKKDYSIQGKKRIKLFIKVKPGKKYVINFKSNKHFSTETLKKLLTFKKAKSLDEFEIENSIKNIENFYKNNGYPFAKVKVETQENTGKVILTFIIYEGKYTIIKTVRVIPNSFRDFSLRELIGKPFSLERIKNFITQIKLDLKKKGYKDANVSYAVKENTLILKVNLGKKYLITSYSIHGDLISCSKKLNLSVPLPYTKEVIEQLKDKLLECYAGKGYPDVSINVKEKIKEEKKKKFVHLSISILPGKKYKFGYVLVQGLKRTRLSFIKNIFVLEPGEVYSRKKVIKQYSLFSESRLFSTVNFEDFKTDGCINEVITLKEGALLRSRGFVGYGTHSGYVLNGLLSSTSPLGYGIKYSLFGNYRQKEGYDAVFRLRKPFFPSKDYETSYSIVKKEQIFESFIANRTIYNFSITRRRARHLEQTWGLEIGREKILETSIQTEKRFVKRAVYYDQIYDKRNNTFNPTKGYLTQLTLLLSGLILGGNTDYYKVNTKFLYLLPLFKSSVIALRTGVGIIEPIRGSTVPLQDRFYLGGAESIRGYKYGTISPKDEKGNFIGGNAYLLLSIENRFNFKKNLQFALFYDSGNVFPQINNVDLNFLKWYSSVGIGLRYITPVGPLRIDYGFKLKKVSGEGRGRIHISFGFPF; this is encoded by the coding sequence ATGAGACTGTTGATTTTTTTACTGTTTATTTTTCTACCTTTAAAAGCTTTGGGTTTAGAAATTATTGTTGGAAAAAATGTTTATTTAGATAGAGAGCTTCTGAAACAAATTAAAGAACAATCTAAAGAAGTATGTAAATTTACAGATTGTAAAGAGGTTACTTCTGCATTACTGGAGTTTTTGGGCTATAGAACTTTTGTTCATGGAGATAAAATCTTCGTTGAAAAATGTGAAATAATTAGAAAAGTTGTTTTTAAGGGAGCTCCTAAAGAAATATCAGAATCCTTGAAAACTGTAGAGCTCCTTCTTCTTCAGAAAAAACTAAGCAATGATCTCCTTGATAGTGCTAAACAGCTTCTTCTTTTAAAACTTCGTTCTTTTGGCTATAGAAGTAGCAAGATTTCTTTTCTTAAAAAGTCAACTCCCACAGGTTACGTTCTTATAGTTAATATATATACAGGTCCTCTTTTTGTAGTGGATAAGGTTGAAATAGTTGCTCCGGAACAATTTAAACCTTTTGTAGAAAAAACCTTTGGAAAGTTTCTTCAAAAGTCTGTAAACATAAACAAAATTAAATCTGCTATTGAAAAAATAGAAAACTTTTTTATTGAAAAAAACTACTACAACGTTTCAGTTAGATATTCATTAATTTTGCTTGAAAAAAAGGATTATTCTATCCAAGGAAAAAAACGTATCAAGCTATTTATTAAGGTAAAACCTGGAAAGAAGTATGTAATTAACTTCAAAAGCAACAAACACTTTTCAACTGAGACTCTTAAAAAACTTTTAACTTTCAAAAAAGCAAAATCCTTAGATGAGTTTGAAATAGAAAATTCAATTAAAAACATAGAGAATTTTTACAAGAACAACGGGTATCCTTTTGCAAAAGTTAAAGTAGAAACACAGGAAAATACAGGAAAAGTCATTTTGACATTTATCATATATGAAGGAAAGTATACTATTATTAAAACAGTAAGAGTAATTCCTAATAGTTTTAGAGATTTTAGTTTAAGAGAACTTATAGGAAAACCTTTTTCTCTAGAAAGAATAAAAAATTTTATTACTCAGATAAAACTTGATCTAAAAAAGAAAGGATATAAAGATGCAAATGTATCTTATGCAGTAAAAGAAAATACTCTTATTTTGAAAGTAAATTTAGGAAAAAAGTATTTAATAACTTCTTACTCCATTCATGGTGATTTGATTTCTTGTTCAAAGAAACTAAATCTAAGTGTGCCTCTTCCTTACACAAAAGAAGTTATAGAACAGCTTAAAGATAAACTATTAGAGTGTTACGCAGGAAAGGGATATCCAGACGTATCTATCAATGTGAAAGAAAAAATAAAGGAAGAAAAAAAGAAAAAATTTGTTCACTTATCAATTTCTATTCTTCCTGGTAAAAAGTATAAGTTTGGATATGTTCTTGTTCAGGGTTTAAAAAGAACTCGTTTAAGCTTTATCAAGAATATTTTTGTCTTGGAACCGGGAGAAGTTTACTCAAGAAAGAAAGTGATAAAGCAGTATTCTCTTTTTTCAGAAAGTCGTCTCTTTTCAACTGTTAACTTTGAAGATTTTAAAACTGACGGATGTATTAATGAAGTAATAACGTTAAAAGAAGGCGCTTTACTTCGTTCAAGAGGTTTTGTGGGATATGGAACTCATTCCGGATATGTTTTAAATGGGCTTTTATCAAGCACTTCTCCTTTAGGTTATGGTATAAAGTACTCTCTTTTTGGAAATTATAGGCAAAAAGAAGGTTATGATGCGGTTTTTAGACTAAGAAAGCCCTTTTTCCCGTCAAAAGATTATGAAACCTCCTATAGTATAGTAAAAAAAGAACAGATCTTTGAAAGTTTTATAGCTAATAGAACCATTTACAATTTTTCAATTACACGTAGAAGAGCAAGACATTTAGAACAAACATGGGGACTGGAAATAGGAAGAGAAAAAATTCTCGAAACTTCTATTCAAACTGAAAAACGCTTTGTAAAAAGAGCAGTTTACTACGATCAAATTTACGATAAAAGAAATAATACGTTTAATCCAACCAAAGGTTATCTTACTCAACTTACCCTTTTACTATCGGGATTAATCTTAGGAGGAAATACAGATTACTATAAGGTAAATACAAAATTCCTTTATTTGTTGCCTTTATTTAAAAGTTCTGTCATAGCATTGAGGACAGGAGTAGGAATAATAGAACCAATAAGAGGAAGTACCGTACCACTACAAGACCGTTTTTATCTTGGAGGTGCTGAAAGTATTAGAGGTTACAAGTATGGAACGATATCACCTAAGGATGAAAAAGGAAACTTCATAGGTGGAAATGCGTATCTTCTTTTAAGTATTGAAAATAGATTCAATTTTAAGAAAAACTTGCAGTTTGCTCTCTTTTACGATTCAGGTAATGTTTTTCCACAGATAAATAATGTCGACTTGAACTTTTTAAAGTGGTATTCTTCTGTGGGTATAGGATTGAGGTACATAACTCCTGTTGGACCTTTAAGAATTGATTACGGATTTAAACTCAAAAAGGTTTCGGGAGAAGGAAGAGGAAGAATTCACATTTCGTTTGGTTTTCCATTTTGA
- a CDS encoding sodium-dependent transporter, whose product MAETLKYREQWSTKLGLILAMAGNAVGLGNFLRFPTQAAENGGAFMIPYMIAMLVIAIPLMWTEWAIGRYGGAKGHGTTPAIFRLLWKNPIAKYIGALGLFIPFVVLCYYIYIESWTLGYSFFSLFGMLPHPDSSLPQDQYLKPFSEFLSWYTKPSLIAYFFFLVTIAFNAYILYKGVSGGIEKFAKLAMPTLFILATILMIRVILIETPNGTAVEGLNFLWHPDFSQLLNPQVWLSAAGQVFFTLSLGFGAIITYASYIKKDDDIVASGLSAASLNEFAEVILGGSIAIPAAVAFFGVMNAQSVAESGAFNLAFVSLPAIFSNLTGGNILGFLWFFLLFFAGATSSVAISMPIVAFLQDEFKLNRKVAVTATVIFTFLVAQIPIFLPKALDEMDFWAGTFFVVLFALLEVLIFFWFFGDKKAWEEINRGGLFKVPRIYYYILKYVTPFSLFVILTAWSIEILPKVLSETTMEVWIARFVMIFILLLLFFLVYIANKRNGESA is encoded by the coding sequence ATGGCCGAAACCTTAAAGTACAGGGAACAGTGGAGTACAAAGCTTGGACTTATCCTTGCAATGGCCGGAAATGCAGTAGGACTTGGAAACTTCCTGAGATTTCCTACACAGGCAGCAGAAAATGGTGGTGCCTTTATGATTCCATATATGATTGCAATGCTTGTAATTGCTATACCACTTATGTGGACAGAGTGGGCAATCGGTAGATACGGTGGAGCAAAAGGACACGGAACAACTCCTGCTATTTTCCGACTTCTGTGGAAAAATCCTATAGCAAAGTATATAGGAGCTCTAGGACTTTTCATTCCTTTTGTTGTTCTCTGTTATTACATTTATATTGAATCGTGGACTTTAGGTTATTCGTTCTTTTCTCTGTTTGGAATGCTTCCCCATCCTGATTCTTCACTTCCTCAAGATCAATATTTGAAACCTTTTTCTGAATTCTTAAGTTGGTATACCAAGCCATCTCTTATTGCTTACTTCTTTTTTCTCGTAACCATAGCCTTTAATGCTTATATTCTCTATAAAGGAGTAAGTGGTGGCATTGAAAAATTTGCAAAACTTGCAATGCCAACTTTATTTATTCTCGCAACTATTTTAATGATAAGAGTAATTTTGATAGAAACACCAAATGGAACAGCAGTAGAGGGGCTTAACTTCCTGTGGCATCCAGATTTTTCACAGCTACTAAACCCTCAAGTATGGCTTTCTGCTGCGGGACAGGTTTTCTTTACATTGAGTCTTGGTTTTGGCGCAATCATTACCTATGCTTCTTACATTAAGAAAGATGATGATATTGTGGCATCTGGACTTTCGGCTGCTTCCTTAAACGAATTTGCAGAAGTTATTTTAGGAGGTTCAATAGCTATTCCTGCTGCTGTTGCCTTTTTTGGAGTAATGAATGCTCAAAGCGTTGCAGAAAGCGGTGCTTTTAATCTTGCCTTTGTAAGTTTACCAGCAATTTTCTCAAACCTTACAGGAGGAAATATCTTAGGTTTTCTTTGGTTTTTCTTATTATTTTTTGCCGGTGCAACTTCGTCAGTTGCAATCAGTATGCCTATTGTTGCCTTTCTTCAGGATGAATTTAAACTAAATAGAAAAGTTGCTGTTACTGCGACTGTTATTTTTACTTTCTTAGTGGCACAAATACCTATTTTCCTTCCAAAAGCTCTTGATGAAATGGATTTTTGGGCAGGAACTTTCTTTGTAGTTCTTTTTGCACTTCTTGAAGTTTTAATCTTTTTCTGGTTCTTTGGAGATAAAAAGGCATGGGAAGAGATAAATAGGGGAGGACTATTTAAGGTTCCACGAATTTACTACTATATTCTAAAGTATGTAACTCCTTTTTCTCTTTTCGTTATACTTACTGCGTGGAGTATTGAGATACTTCCAAAAGTTTTATCTGAAACAACAATGGAAGTTTGGATAGCAAGATTTGTAATGATATTTATTTTACTTCTTCTATTCTTTCTTGTTTACATAGCTAATAAAAGAAATGGGGAGTCAGCATGA
- a CDS encoding radical SAM protein: MNYIFGPVFSRRLGLSLGIDLVPHKVCSMDCLYCEVGKTTKKTLERAEYVPFDTVKDELREFLSYKPEIDYITFSGYGEPTLFSRLGELVRWIKENYSYKLALLTNASLFHREDVLQDINGIDIILPSLDAATQKTFKKINRPSQGLNIEMIVEGIEKLIKKGGSEVWIETLFVKGINDSEEEIERIGEIIHRLKPQKWQINTVARPPAYNVVGLSFEELKRIKKKIGYPATEIVAISKAEKKKMPISEIKEEIYNLVKRRPCPIDEIASALGILEEEAERAVNELLSEEKVEKVLFGNIPYIKGKV; encoded by the coding sequence ATGAATTATATCTTTGGTCCTGTATTTTCAAGACGCTTAGGGTTATCCCTTGGAATTGATTTGGTTCCTCATAAAGTCTGTAGTATGGATTGTCTTTACTGTGAAGTAGGAAAAACTACAAAGAAAACCTTAGAAAGAGCTGAATACGTGCCTTTTGACACAGTAAAGGATGAACTAAGGGAATTCTTAAGTTATAAGCCGGAAATAGATTACATAACTTTTTCGGGATATGGAGAACCCACTCTTTTTTCAAGGCTTGGAGAACTTGTAAGATGGATAAAAGAAAACTATTCTTATAAGCTTGCTCTCCTTACGAATGCCTCTCTTTTTCATCGGGAAGATGTTCTTCAGGATATAAATGGAATAGATATAATTTTACCCTCTCTTGACGCTGCAACACAAAAAACCTTTAAGAAAATAAATAGACCTTCTCAAGGATTAAATATTGAAATGATAGTTGAGGGAATAGAAAAACTCATTAAAAAAGGTGGGTCTGAAGTTTGGATAGAAACTCTTTTTGTTAAAGGAATAAATGATAGCGAAGAAGAAATTGAAAGAATAGGTGAGATTATTCACAGGCTTAAGCCTCAAAAATGGCAGATTAATACAGTCGCAAGACCACCGGCTTATAATGTTGTAGGTTTAAGTTTTGAGGAATTGAAAAGAATAAAGAAAAAGATTGGTTATCCTGCAACGGAAATTGTTGCTATTTCCAAAGCCGAAAAGAAAAAAATGCCTATTTCTGAGATAAAGGAAGAGATATACAACCTTGTTAAAAGGCGTCCCTGTCCGATTGATGAAATTGCATCAGCTCTTGGAATTCTTGAAGAGGAAGCAGAAAGAGCTGTAAATGAGCTTCTTTCTGAAGAAAAGGTAGAAAAGGTATTATTTGGAAATATACCCTATATAAAAGGTAAAGTATGA
- a CDS encoding FtsB family cell division protein — protein MTPNLKCRFRYLLIFWIFFVPWAIYSYFFGENSLSTYLKLKETYKQLKKEENYWKNQNEILKERLSAFEKNKEFYYHKLAREMFLKGKKGEEVILLVK, from the coding sequence TTGACGCCGAATCTGAAGTGTAGATTTCGATACTTGCTTATTTTTTGGATTTTCTTTGTTCCATGGGCTATTTATAGTTACTTCTTTGGAGAGAATTCTTTATCTACATATTTGAAATTAAAGGAAACCTATAAACAGCTGAAGAAAGAGGAAAATTACTGGAAAAACCAAAACGAAATTCTCAAGGAAAGACTTTCTGCTTTTGAGAAAAACAAAGAATTTTACTACCACAAGCTTGCAAGGGAAATGTTTCTTAAAGGGAAAAAAGGAGAAGAGGTGATCTTACTTGTTAAGTGA
- a CDS encoding AAA family ATPase → MIRLRSLKLEGFLSHRLTELEFDDESYVILGENASGKTSILRGIFFALFGKDFSSDKLERIVNKQTNKLSVFLSFLHRGNLYTVKRKFSLVRKKSEAELEKNGKPIAIGVKNVNHVIEKELGLDPNIFRNTVYIPQGEILTLFEIARKEKRQVLNRLLGLEEINRKHEKVKVFINRIKVLRDALLEKKKSFEELEVEIRKLQKEVEKTKKSIAKLRAELAQEKALLDNQEKLCKNYREKRNEYNKLRESLRNLKNLLEGTTEEVKRLNQKIVEIEKQQALIPQIEKELKILDPLKMIRAILDEISQLRLEEKEIESKLKELENIEKELLELSKKVPKLKETFRETELLLEHKKKELRETEKVFKELKTLEKSFREITIRLSDKQKDLKSLDERIRELPRIEKAKELSKKKKDTLKELENTDKEIATIEAKLEEVEKRIKILESSESLSCPVCGSPMDKVEKEKFLLDSKKEIDNSIKVLKQLKKKKEKLKELMDSLEKKVEKFLQLEERKNQLIRDRERFLEEVKELKNKLNKLSFNYDRLRKTEELFTSLKEQVAALEEKKKNLEREAKELETKKANLSKNYDTKLKEELQNRLKSLKTKEFFFLNKIKKIKEEHNLCVSSAKEVDIKLKELETTKEKLNKIQGEARNLNFYYGEKKKKEDLIKSLEKEVLSVQEEIEKLNYSEEEYLTLEETYEKQKERVESLEKELSRELGKLETLEKQLKVNIKKLKQKESDIKLLERVENVVRVVNAVAEGVHPEKGFLQKVRKSLLPQIALYCKDFFEEFDFEFGDIDISEDLTVTFGIPGRGTMQVEEFSGGQQIAFALSLRFAMARYFSQNFELLILDEPTIHLDQQRRQSLTDLLIKLKNKIPQMIIVTHDPELEVVGDRVIRVKNIDGNSEVSVM, encoded by the coding sequence ATGATTAGACTCAGAAGTCTGAAATTGGAAGGATTTTTGTCTCACAGGCTAACAGAATTAGAGTTTGACGATGAATCATACGTAATTCTTGGAGAAAATGCTTCAGGAAAGACATCTATTTTAAGAGGAATTTTCTTTGCTCTCTTTGGAAAAGATTTTTCTTCTGATAAGCTGGAAAGAATAGTTAATAAACAAACAAACAAACTTTCAGTTTTTCTATCCTTTTTACATAGAGGAAATCTTTATACAGTAAAAAGAAAGTTTTCTCTTGTAAGAAAAAAAAGTGAAGCAGAACTAGAAAAGAATGGGAAACCTATAGCTATAGGTGTAAAAAACGTTAACCACGTAATAGAGAAAGAATTAGGACTTGATCCAAACATCTTTAGGAATACGGTCTACATTCCTCAAGGAGAAATCCTTACCTTATTTGAAATTGCAAGGAAAGAGAAAAGACAAGTTCTAAATAGACTTTTAGGATTAGAGGAAATTAATCGGAAGCACGAAAAGGTAAAAGTTTTTATAAATAGGATAAAAGTTTTAAGAGATGCTCTTTTAGAAAAGAAAAAAAGTTTTGAGGAATTGGAAGTTGAAATAAGAAAGCTACAAAAAGAAGTAGAAAAGACTAAAAAGAGTATAGCAAAGTTAAGGGCAGAGCTTGCACAGGAAAAAGCACTTTTAGATAATCAGGAAAAACTGTGTAAAAACTATAGAGAAAAAAGAAATGAATATAACAAACTAAGAGAAAGTCTTCGAAATTTAAAAAATCTATTAGAAGGAACGACTGAAGAAGTAAAAAGGCTAAATCAAAAGATAGTTGAGATTGAAAAGCAACAAGCTCTTATTCCTCAAATAGAAAAGGAATTAAAAATTTTAGATCCGTTAAAAATGATAAGAGCTATTCTTGACGAAATTAGTCAACTTAGACTGGAAGAAAAGGAAATAGAATCAAAATTAAAAGAGCTGGAAAACATAGAAAAAGAACTTTTGGAGCTCAGTAAAAAAGTACCTAAACTTAAAGAAACTTTTCGTGAAACTGAACTGCTTTTAGAACATAAAAAGAAAGAGTTAAGAGAAACAGAAAAAGTCTTTAAAGAGCTTAAGACTTTGGAAAAGTCCTTTAGAGAGATTACGATTAGATTATCTGATAAGCAAAAAGATCTGAAAAGTTTAGATGAAAGGATTAGAGAATTACCTAGAATAGAAAAAGCAAAAGAATTAAGTAAGAAAAAGAAGGATACACTAAAAGAATTAGAGAATACGGATAAAGAAATAGCTACCATAGAAGCCAAACTAGAAGAGGTAGAAAAAAGGATAAAAATTCTTGAAAGTTCGGAAAGTCTTAGCTGTCCAGTCTGCGGTTCTCCGATGGATAAAGTAGAGAAAGAAAAATTCCTTTTAGATAGTAAAAAAGAAATAGATAATAGTATTAAGGTCTTAAAACAGCTCAAAAAAAAGAAAGAAAAGCTTAAAGAACTTATGGATTCTTTAGAAAAAAAGGTAGAAAAATTCCTTCAATTAGAAGAACGAAAAAATCAGTTAATAAGAGATCGTGAAAGATTTTTAGAAGAAGTTAAGGAATTGAAAAATAAATTGAATAAACTTTCTTTCAATTACGATAGATTGAGAAAAACCGAAGAACTCTTTACCTCTTTGAAAGAGCAAGTTGCAGCATTAGAGGAAAAGAAGAAAAATTTAGAAAGGGAAGCTAAAGAGTTAGAAACTAAAAAAGCTAATCTGTCAAAAAACTACGATACTAAACTTAAAGAAGAACTGCAAAATAGACTCAAATCTTTAAAAACAAAAGAATTCTTTTTTCTAAACAAAATCAAGAAAATAAAAGAAGAACATAATCTTTGCGTTTCTTCAGCAAAAGAAGTAGACATAAAATTAAAAGAGTTAGAAACTACAAAGGAAAAGCTGAATAAAATTCAAGGAGAAGCGAGAAACCTCAATTTTTACTATGGAGAAAAGAAGAAGAAAGAAGACTTAATAAAAAGTTTAGAAAAAGAAGTACTATCTGTTCAAGAAGAAATAGAAAAACTTAACTACAGTGAAGAAGAATATCTAACCTTAGAGGAAACTTATGAAAAGCAGAAAGAGAGAGTAGAAAGCTTAGAAAAAGAGCTCTCAAGAGAATTAGGAAAACTTGAAACCTTAGAAAAGCAATTAAAAGTAAATATTAAAAAGTTAAAACAGAAAGAAAGCGATATTAAACTTCTTGAAAGGGTAGAAAATGTAGTTAGAGTAGTTAACGCCGTTGCTGAGGGAGTTCATCCTGAAAAGGGCTTCCTTCAGAAAGTAAGGAAATCTCTTCTTCCGCAAATAGCACTATATTGTAAGGATTTCTTTGAAGAATTCGACTTTGAATTTGGGGATATAGATATATCCGAAGACTTAACTGTTACTTTTGGTATTCCTGGAAGAGGAACTATGCAAGTTGAAGAATTCTCTGGAGGACAGCAGATAGCATTTGCTTTATCTTTAAGGTTTGCAATGGCAAGATACTTTTCTCAAAACTTTGAACTTCTAATTCTTGATGAACCAACCATTCATCTTGATCAGCAAAGACGCCAAAGTCTTACAGATCTTCTTATTAAGTTAAAGAACAAAATACCACAAATGATAATTGTTACTCATGATCCAGAATTAGAAGTTGTAGGAGATAGAGTTATAAGAGTCAAAAACATAGATGGAAACTCCGAAGTCTCTGTTATGTAG